From Panicum hallii strain FIL2 chromosome 2, PHallii_v3.1, whole genome shotgun sequence, a single genomic window includes:
- the LOC112883488 gene encoding uncharacterized protein LOC112883488 isoform X2, producing the protein MERPAPVRKSHTSTADLLIWPEGAPQEPLAGATPPSNRRPHQPSEAVRKVVFGGQVTEEEFESLNKRKPCSAPKWKEMTGSGIFAAGGEVEEDESANASATPIRTNPKNYQAISTISHISFAEEESISPKKPTSIAEVAKQRELSGTLLSEDESKMKKQISDLKSKELSGHDIFAPPEDPRPRNSENGSTSQTPGKNAYVSNFKFGEADEDSVVKTAKKIPTKKFSDLTGNGIFKGDDVPGTAEKHLSTAKLKEMTGSDIFADGKAPSRDYLGGIRKPPGGESSIALV; encoded by the exons ATGGAGAGGCCGGCGCCGGTGAGGAAGTCCCACACGTCGACGGCGGACCTGCTGATCTGGCCGGAGGGGGCGCCGCAGGAGCCACTCGCCGGGGCCACGCCGCCGTCCAACCGCCGGCCACACCAG CCGTCGGAGGCGGTCAGGAAAGTGGTGTTCGGCGGGCaggtgaccgaggaggagttcGAGAGCCTCAACAAGAG GAAACCATGCTCTGCTCCCAAGTGGAAGGAGATGACAGGAAGTGGCATATTTGCAGCTGGAGGCGAGGTTGAAGAAGATGAATCTGCCAATGCCTCCGCAACTCCCATCCGAACGAATCCAAAGAACTACCAG GCAATTAGTACTATAAGCCACATCTCATTTGCTGAGGAAGAAAGCATCTCTCCAAAGAAGCCGACTTCCATAGCTGAGGTGGCGAAGCAGCGGGAGCTAAGTGGCACCCTTCTGAGCGAGGATGAAAGCAAGATGAAGAAGCAGATATCtgacttgaaatccaaggaGCTCAGCGGCCACGATATCTTTGCTCCTCCAGAAGACCCGCGGCCACGTAACTCGGAGAACGGCTCGACCTCGCAGACACCGGGCAAAAACGCATAT GTAAGCAACTTCAAGTTTGGTGAAGCCGATGAAGACAGCGTGGTGAAGACGGCGAAGAAGATCCCCACGAAGAAGTTCAGCGACCTGACTGGCAACGGCATCTTCAAGGGGGACGACGTCCCCGGGACGGCGGAGAAGCACCTGAGCACGGCGAAGCTGAAAGAGATGACCGGCAGCGACATCTTCGCGGACGGGAAGGCCCCTTCCCGGGACTACCTTGGCGGGATCCGCAAGCCTCCCGGCGGCGAGAGCAGCATCGCGCTGGTCTaa
- the LOC112883488 gene encoding uncharacterized protein LOC112883488 isoform X1, whose product MERPAPVRKSHTSTADLLIWPEGAPQEPLAGATPPSNRRPHQVSGPPVPLGAPRGRPASVVIVEGAGCSTCLNFFFSVTCSVQPSEAVRKVVFGGQVTEEEFESLNKRKPCSAPKWKEMTGSGIFAAGGEVEEDESANASATPIRTNPKNYQAISTISHISFAEEESISPKKPTSIAEVAKQRELSGTLLSEDESKMKKQISDLKSKELSGHDIFAPPEDPRPRNSENGSTSQTPGKNAYVSNFKFGEADEDSVVKTAKKIPTKKFSDLTGNGIFKGDDVPGTAEKHLSTAKLKEMTGSDIFADGKAPSRDYLGGIRKPPGGESSIALV is encoded by the exons ATGGAGAGGCCGGCGCCGGTGAGGAAGTCCCACACGTCGACGGCGGACCTGCTGATCTGGCCGGAGGGGGCGCCGCAGGAGCCACTCGCCGGGGCCACGCCGCCGTCCAACCGCCGGCCACACCAGGTGAGCGGTCCCCCGGTCCCCCTCGGGGCGCCGCGGGGGCGACCAGCCTCCGTCGTCATTGTTGAAGGAGCAGGGTGTTCGACTTGTCtgaacttttttttttctgttacCTGTTCGGTGCAGCCGTCGGAGGCGGTCAGGAAAGTGGTGTTCGGCGGGCaggtgaccgaggaggagttcGAGAGCCTCAACAAGAG GAAACCATGCTCTGCTCCCAAGTGGAAGGAGATGACAGGAAGTGGCATATTTGCAGCTGGAGGCGAGGTTGAAGAAGATGAATCTGCCAATGCCTCCGCAACTCCCATCCGAACGAATCCAAAGAACTACCAG GCAATTAGTACTATAAGCCACATCTCATTTGCTGAGGAAGAAAGCATCTCTCCAAAGAAGCCGACTTCCATAGCTGAGGTGGCGAAGCAGCGGGAGCTAAGTGGCACCCTTCTGAGCGAGGATGAAAGCAAGATGAAGAAGCAGATATCtgacttgaaatccaaggaGCTCAGCGGCCACGATATCTTTGCTCCTCCAGAAGACCCGCGGCCACGTAACTCGGAGAACGGCTCGACCTCGCAGACACCGGGCAAAAACGCATAT GTAAGCAACTTCAAGTTTGGTGAAGCCGATGAAGACAGCGTGGTGAAGACGGCGAAGAAGATCCCCACGAAGAAGTTCAGCGACCTGACTGGCAACGGCATCTTCAAGGGGGACGACGTCCCCGGGACGGCGGAGAAGCACCTGAGCACGGCGAAGCTGAAAGAGATGACCGGCAGCGACATCTTCGCGGACGGGAAGGCCCCTTCCCGGGACTACCTTGGCGGGATCCGCAAGCCTCCCGGCGGCGAGAGCAGCATCGCGCTGGTCTaa